One segment of Streptosporangium brasiliense DNA contains the following:
- a CDS encoding Imm10 family immunity protein: MSFDHAHELCIEIGRAVKAGAPDGWQEVDVHRCQLGTFSTTVVTYQMADGSQQIRPAEGIDDLFHQLKVAEYKPGEGTWSVCRLGYSPRGKSYNSMMSTFDGESPFAQGIEVPAPAYVEELTMFPRKSALIPPWMIAAWPEDVLLPEPSSTPTSPADRELGLAEPPLGTMVVRTVGRDDGPELIVLGMAEHEDGTGNALIFMVSTEEPDKQEAEADMDTYCIVREDQAGTTYGGVTHCEIASGRLTLHFTEEAAKELHVEPVLRADLQIGDESVELLRSSLRKILLSGCHDQHPYRMQL, translated from the coding sequence ATGTCGTTCGACCACGCGCATGAACTCTGCATCGAGATCGGGCGGGCCGTGAAGGCTGGTGCCCCGGACGGATGGCAGGAGGTCGATGTCCATCGCTGCCAGCTCGGCACCTTCAGCACAACCGTGGTCACCTACCAGATGGCGGACGGATCACAGCAGATCCGACCCGCCGAGGGCATCGACGACCTTTTCCACCAGTTGAAGGTGGCCGAGTACAAGCCAGGTGAGGGGACCTGGTCCGTCTGCCGGCTCGGCTACAGCCCGCGCGGTAAGTCGTACAACTCCATGATGTCCACCTTCGACGGGGAGTCGCCCTTCGCCCAGGGCATCGAGGTGCCCGCTCCGGCCTACGTGGAGGAACTGACCATGTTCCCGCGCAAGTCGGCTCTCATACCGCCATGGATGATCGCGGCGTGGCCCGAAGATGTGCTCCTGCCAGAACCCAGCTCCACCCCGACCTCGCCGGCAGACAGAGAACTTGGCCTGGCCGAGCCTCCCCTTGGGACCATGGTCGTGCGAACCGTCGGTCGAGACGACGGCCCGGAGCTGATCGTTCTTGGGATGGCCGAGCACGAGGACGGCACCGGGAATGCCTTGATCTTCATGGTGTCTACGGAGGAACCGGACAAGCAGGAGGCCGAGGCGGACATGGACACGTACTGCATCGTCCGAGAAGACCAGGCGGGCACCACCTACGGCGGCGTGACTCACTGCGAGATCGCCTCCGGCCGTCTGACACTTCACTTCACCGAGGAGGCTGCGAAGGAGTTGCACGTGGAGCCGGTCCTCAGGGCCGATCTCCAGATCGGTGACGAGAGTGTCGAACTCCTCCGAAGTAGCCTACGAAAGATCTTGCTGTCCGGCTGTCACGACCAGCACCCCTACCGCATGCAGCTCTGA